A stretch of the Opisthocomus hoazin isolate bOpiHoa1 chromosome 2, bOpiHoa1.hap1, whole genome shotgun sequence genome encodes the following:
- the FBXO9 gene encoding F-box only protein 9 isoform X1, giving the protein MAEAEEDCHSDLVRTDDNERSSEANLQAELQMFRAQWMFELAPGMSSSGLEPVPCRASSRGPGVKSVDARGKQEIAKEEKAKELFLKAVEEEQNGALYEAIKFYRLAMQLVPDIEFKITYTRSPDGDGVGKRCVEDNKEDEKMADLLSDFQQQLTLQESSVKLCQPEVDVSQTHISALPMEVLMYIFRWVVSSDLDLRSLEQLSLVCRGFYICARDPEIWHQVCLKIWGRSCNKLVPYASWREMFLERPRVRFDGVYISKTKYIRQGEQSLDGFYRAWHQVEYYRYLRFFPDGQVMMLTTPEDPPSIVPRLRTKNTRTDAILLGHYRLSQETDNQTKVFAVIMKKKEEKPIDYHKYRYFRRVPAQETDHSFHVGLQLCSSGRQTFNKLVWIHHSCHITYKSTGETAVTTFDIDKMYTPLFFARVKSFTAFSEKPL; this is encoded by the exons GCAGAAGCTGAAGAAGATTGTCACTCTGATTTGGTAAGAACTGATGACAATGAAAGATCCAGTGAAGCAAATCTTCAG GCAGAGCTCCAGATGTTCAGAGCTCAGTGGATGTTTGAGCTTGCCCCGGGTATGAGTTCTAGTGGGTTGGAACCTGTGCCATGCAGAGCATCTTCAAGAGGACCTGGAGTAAAGTCTGTAGATGCCAGAGGGAAACAGGAGATAGCCAAAGAGGAAAAG GCAAAAGAACTTTTCCTGAAGGCAGTAGAAGAAGAACAAAATGGGGCCCTTTACGAAG CCATCAAGTTTTATCGTCTAGCCATGCAGCTTGTACCTGACATAGAGTTTAAGATCACCTATACACGGTCCCCAGATGGTGATGGAGTTGGAAAGAGGTG TGTTGAGGATAACAAAGAGGATGAAAAAATGGCTGATCTCCTGTCAGATTTCCAGCAGCAGTTGACTCTTCAGGAATCGTCAGTCAAACTTTGTCAGCCTGAGGTTGATGTCAGCCAGACTCATATCTCAG cGTTGCCTATGGAAGTACTAATGTACATTTTCCGATGGGTGGTTTCGAGTGACTTGGACCTAAGATCATTAGAGCAATTATCTCTTGTTTGTCGAGGATTTTACATTTGCGCCAG AGATCCTGAAATCTGGCATCAGGTCTGTTTGAAAATATGGGGCAGGAGCTGCAATAAACTTGTTCCATATGCCTCTTGGAGGGAAATGTTTTTGGAAAGGCCTCGTGTTCGTTTTGATG GTGTATATATCAGCAAGACAAAATACATACGTCAAGGAGAACAATCTCTTGATGGTTTCTATAGAGCGTGGCACCAAGTGGAATATTACAG GTATTTGAGATTCTTTCCAGATGGTCAAGTGATGATGCTAACAACTCCTGAAGATCCTCCATCTATAGTTCCTCGCTTACGGACTAAAAATACAAG AACGGATGCAATCTTGCTTGGCCATTATCGCCTTTCCCAGGAAACAGACAATCAAACCAAAGTATTTGCTgtaataatgaagaaaaaggaagag AAACCAATTGACTACCACAAGTACCGGTATTTCCGCCGTGTCCCTGCACAGGAAACAGACCACAGTTTTCATGTCGGACTGCAGCTGTGCTCCAGTGGGCGCCAGACGTTCAACAAACTGGTCTGGATACATCATTCTTGTCACATCACTTACAA ATCAACTGGTGAGACAGCTGTTACTACTTTCGACATTGACAAAATGTACACCCCTTTGTTCTTTGCACGAGTGAAGAGTTTTACTGCATTCTCAGAAAAGCCGCTCTAG
- the FBXO9 gene encoding F-box only protein 9 isoform X2, translated as MFRAQWMFELAPGMSSSGLEPVPCRASSRGPGVKSVDARGKQEIAKEEKAKELFLKAVEEEQNGALYEAIKFYRLAMQLVPDIEFKITYTRSPDGDGVGKRCVEDNKEDEKMADLLSDFQQQLTLQESSVKLCQPEVDVSQTHISALPMEVLMYIFRWVVSSDLDLRSLEQLSLVCRGFYICARDPEIWHQVCLKIWGRSCNKLVPYASWREMFLERPRVRFDGVYISKTKYIRQGEQSLDGFYRAWHQVEYYRYLRFFPDGQVMMLTTPEDPPSIVPRLRTKNTRTDAILLGHYRLSQETDNQTKVFAVIMKKKEEKPIDYHKYRYFRRVPAQETDHSFHVGLQLCSSGRQTFNKLVWIHHSCHITYKSTGETAVTTFDIDKMYTPLFFARVKSFTAFSEKPL; from the exons ATGTTCAGAGCTCAGTGGATGTTTGAGCTTGCCCCGGGTATGAGTTCTAGTGGGTTGGAACCTGTGCCATGCAGAGCATCTTCAAGAGGACCTGGAGTAAAGTCTGTAGATGCCAGAGGGAAACAGGAGATAGCCAAAGAGGAAAAG GCAAAAGAACTTTTCCTGAAGGCAGTAGAAGAAGAACAAAATGGGGCCCTTTACGAAG CCATCAAGTTTTATCGTCTAGCCATGCAGCTTGTACCTGACATAGAGTTTAAGATCACCTATACACGGTCCCCAGATGGTGATGGAGTTGGAAAGAGGTG TGTTGAGGATAACAAAGAGGATGAAAAAATGGCTGATCTCCTGTCAGATTTCCAGCAGCAGTTGACTCTTCAGGAATCGTCAGTCAAACTTTGTCAGCCTGAGGTTGATGTCAGCCAGACTCATATCTCAG cGTTGCCTATGGAAGTACTAATGTACATTTTCCGATGGGTGGTTTCGAGTGACTTGGACCTAAGATCATTAGAGCAATTATCTCTTGTTTGTCGAGGATTTTACATTTGCGCCAG AGATCCTGAAATCTGGCATCAGGTCTGTTTGAAAATATGGGGCAGGAGCTGCAATAAACTTGTTCCATATGCCTCTTGGAGGGAAATGTTTTTGGAAAGGCCTCGTGTTCGTTTTGATG GTGTATATATCAGCAAGACAAAATACATACGTCAAGGAGAACAATCTCTTGATGGTTTCTATAGAGCGTGGCACCAAGTGGAATATTACAG GTATTTGAGATTCTTTCCAGATGGTCAAGTGATGATGCTAACAACTCCTGAAGATCCTCCATCTATAGTTCCTCGCTTACGGACTAAAAATACAAG AACGGATGCAATCTTGCTTGGCCATTATCGCCTTTCCCAGGAAACAGACAATCAAACCAAAGTATTTGCTgtaataatgaagaaaaaggaagag AAACCAATTGACTACCACAAGTACCGGTATTTCCGCCGTGTCCCTGCACAGGAAACAGACCACAGTTTTCATGTCGGACTGCAGCTGTGCTCCAGTGGGCGCCAGACGTTCAACAAACTGGTCTGGATACATCATTCTTGTCACATCACTTACAA ATCAACTGGTGAGACAGCTGTTACTACTTTCGACATTGACAAAATGTACACCCCTTTGTTCTTTGCACGAGTGAAGAGTTTTACTGCATTCTCAGAAAAGCCGCTCTAG